A genomic window from Solirubrobacterales bacterium includes:
- a CDS encoding alpha/beta hydrolase, translating to MEAAAPNGFVVPTAEPFDPELQALADKLPGGLALPVENDPVKSRDRFRRITVALRESLPPGNLERMDDIAVPGAAGDQAARVYVPVGGGNGGTLLFFHGGGFIIGDIPSYELQVRSFAERTGMIAISAEYRLAPEDPFPAAADDAVSIASWVIENVEKFGGDASRIVVAGDSAGGNLAAVVGQHVDGIAGQVLIYPAIDFSRTYDSVDQHADGPVLTKEAGMVFQKAYLADSDPADPRISPLLAEDFGNQPPSVVVTTEYDILRDGGLAYAAKLDEFGVQVKHLHHPSLMHGFMGCFPFSKACDRALDEICAAAVELSNR from the coding sequence GTGGAGGCAGCTGCGCCGAACGGCTTCGTGGTCCCGACCGCGGAGCCGTTCGACCCGGAACTGCAGGCTCTCGCGGACAAACTTCCTGGAGGGCTGGCGCTGCCGGTCGAAAACGATCCGGTCAAGTCGCGTGACCGGTTCCGGAGGATCACTGTGGCGCTGCGCGAGTCACTGCCGCCGGGAAACCTGGAGCGGATGGACGACATCGCTGTGCCGGGCGCCGCTGGCGATCAGGCCGCGCGTGTGTACGTTCCGGTCGGCGGGGGCAACGGCGGCACGCTGTTGTTCTTTCACGGCGGTGGATTCATCATCGGCGACATCCCGTCGTATGAATTGCAGGTTCGGTCGTTTGCCGAGCGCACCGGGATGATCGCGATCAGCGCGGAGTACAGACTTGCGCCGGAGGATCCTTTTCCGGCGGCGGCGGACGATGCGGTTTCGATCGCCTCGTGGGTGATTGAGAATGTGGAGAAGTTCGGCGGAGACGCTTCGCGGATCGTGGTTGCAGGCGACAGCGCTGGTGGCAATCTTGCTGCGGTCGTCGGCCAACACGTGGATGGAATCGCCGGTCAGGTGCTGATCTATCCAGCGATCGACTTTTCGAGGACCTACGACTCTGTCGATCAGCATGCTGATGGGCCGGTGCTCACGAAGGAAGCCGGGATGGTGTTCCAGAAGGCCTACCTCGCGGATAGCGACCCCGCAGACCCGCGGATCTCGCCGTTGCTGGCCGAGGACTTCGGCAACCAGCCCCCGAGCGTCGTGGTCACGACCGAGTACGACATACTGCGCGACGGCGGACTGGCCTACGCAGCCAAACTCGATGAGTTCGGCGTGCAGGTCAAGCACCTCCACCACCCGTCTCTGATGCACGGGTTCATGGGGTGCTTTCCGTTCAGCAAGGCTTGTGATCGTGCGCTCGATGAGATCTGCGCTGCGGCCGTTGAACTTTCAAACAGGTGA
- a CDS encoding HD domain-containing protein, with amino-acid sequence MSEVLGALSQALDITEGQPAGHSARSCAIGMRLAQETGLPADQQSSLFYALLMKDAGCSSNSAKVCALFGHNDIVIKRDGKTVDTDSLKAMVGYISRNLSPDGSYLTRAKMFKQFVGNGANIGRLLTKTRCERGAEIARKLDFTEDTASAIHSLDEHWDGGGHPDGLKGVEIPLLGRYLGLAQCVDFYRNAAGIDGMYEVIEDRAGRWFDPDLVIALQAIRNDTRFWESLTSKRPESLVRSYEPEDRVKIATDARIDRVAEAFAQVIDAKSPYTATHSAGVAEIAVGIGKVQGLIPKEINDLNRAGLLHDIGKLGVPNTILDKPNKLSAAEWQVMREHPRYTEEILSQVSVFKPIAQMAGRHHERLDGTGYHRGIRGEQMTQMDKILQVADVAEALAADRPYRAGMSVERVLAIVDSEAGTKLDPGSVEALHVYLDSIQPITRASLAA; translated from the coding sequence ATGTCGGAAGTGCTTGGCGCGCTCTCGCAGGCGCTTGACATCACCGAAGGTCAGCCCGCCGGTCACTCGGCTCGTAGCTGTGCGATCGGTATGCGCCTGGCGCAAGAGACCGGCCTGCCGGCCGATCAGCAGTCCTCCCTCTTCTACGCGCTCCTGATGAAGGACGCCGGTTGCTCTTCCAACTCGGCAAAGGTCTGCGCGCTGTTCGGTCACAACGACATCGTGATCAAGCGCGACGGCAAGACCGTGGACACCGACTCACTGAAGGCCATGGTCGGATACATCTCGCGCAACCTCTCCCCCGACGGCTCGTACCTGACCCGGGCGAAAATGTTCAAGCAGTTCGTCGGCAACGGCGCCAACATCGGCCGTCTGCTGACCAAGACTCGTTGTGAGCGCGGCGCGGAGATCGCGCGCAAGCTCGACTTCACCGAGGACACTGCTTCTGCGATCCACTCACTCGACGAGCACTGGGACGGCGGCGGACACCCCGACGGCCTGAAGGGCGTCGAGATCCCGCTGCTCGGCCGTTATCTCGGCCTCGCTCAGTGCGTTGACTTCTATCGCAACGCCGCCGGTATCGACGGCATGTACGAAGTGATCGAGGACCGCGCTGGGCGCTGGTTTGACCCGGACCTCGTGATCGCGCTCCAAGCGATTCGCAACGACACTCGCTTCTGGGAGAGCCTTACCTCCAAGCGACCCGAAAGCCTCGTTCGCTCATACGAACCCGAGGACCGTGTGAAGATCGCAACCGACGCACGCATCGACCGTGTCGCCGAAGCATTCGCCCAGGTGATCGACGCCAAGTCGCCCTACACCGCGACGCACTCTGCGGGTGTGGCAGAGATCGCCGTTGGAATCGGAAAGGTCCAGGGCCTGATCCCCAAGGAGATCAATGACCTCAACCGCGCGGGCCTGCTGCACGACATCGGCAAGCTCGGTGTTCCGAACACGATTCTCGACAAGCCGAACAAGCTCTCGGCGGCCGAGTGGCAGGTGATGCGCGAGCACCCTCGTTACACCGAGGAGATTCTCAGCCAGGTTTCAGTCTTCAAGCCGATCGCGCAGATGGCAGGACGCCACCACGAACGCCTCGACGGCACGGGCTACCACCGCGGAATCCGCGGCGAACAGATGACGCAGATGGACAAGATCCTTCAAGTCGCTGACGTCGCCGAGGCGCTGGCTGCTGATCGTCCGTATCGCGCGGGGATGAGCGTGGAGCGAGTGCTTGCGATCGTTGACTCCGAAGCGGGCACGAAGCTCGACCCGGGTTCGGTCGAGGCTCTGCATGTGTATCTCGACAGCATCCAGCCGATTACGCGCGCGAGCTTGGCCGCTTAG
- a CDS encoding CrcB family protein — translation MILAISVALLGGLGSVARFAVHRGITREDPSAFPLGTFLVNLVGAFAIGILFGANADRDLTLLLAVGFLGGFTTFSTWMFESERLNVDGYPIGAIRNIAFSTSIGFLGVVAGVALGHSF, via the coding sequence GTGATCCTGGCGATCTCAGTCGCGCTGCTTGGCGGCCTTGGATCGGTCGCTCGCTTCGCGGTGCATCGCGGAATCACTCGTGAAGATCCGAGCGCGTTCCCGCTCGGCACGTTCCTGGTGAACCTCGTCGGAGCGTTTGCGATCGGGATTCTCTTCGGTGCGAACGCTGACCGCGACCTCACGCTGCTCCTCGCGGTTGGCTTCCTCGGCGGCTTCACAACCTTCTCGACCTGGATGTTCGAGAGCGAGCGATTGAACGTGGACGGCTACCCGATCGGCGCGATCCGGAACATCGCTTTCAGCACGTCGATCGGATTTCTCGGCGTGGTCGCCGGCGTCGCTCTCGGGCACTCGTTCTGA
- a CDS encoding CrcB family protein, with translation MNRSVAIHEDVRPGFVAECAAVFVGGFAGALARYGLVELFGSYGGSWPWPIFLANIAGCVILGLVIAHRGTGLEVSLIGTGFCGALTTFSTFQLEIYQLLDAHQYFTATAYPFVSIFCGFLAVTSARRFVNRGKDLA, from the coding sequence ATGAACCGCTCGGTGGCAATTCACGAGGACGTGCGACCTGGTTTCGTGGCCGAATGCGCCGCGGTTTTTGTCGGCGGATTCGCTGGCGCGCTGGCGCGTTACGGACTCGTCGAGCTGTTCGGCTCCTACGGCGGCAGCTGGCCGTGGCCGATCTTCCTCGCCAACATCGCGGGCTGCGTGATCCTCGGACTCGTGATCGCTCATCGTGGCACAGGGCTGGAGGTCTCGCTGATCGGGACCGGATTCTGCGGGGCGCTGACGACCTTCTCCACGTTCCAACTCGAGATCTACCAGTTGCTCGACGCGCACCAGTACTTCACCGCGACTGCCTATCCGTTCGTGAGCATTTTCTGCGGGTTCCTCGCCGTGACCTCAGCCCGCCGCTTCGTCAATCGCGGAAAGGACCTCGCGTGA
- a CDS encoding enoyl-CoA hydratase/isomerase family protein — MSSLDRDGNVFVLNLGDDENRYNPDSVSALNAHLDEVEAAPSPRALVVVGTGKIWSNGLDLEWMGANVESVPAFINEVHSLLARALEFPVPTIAALNGHTFAAGAMLAIAFDERIMRDDRGYYCLPEVDIRIPFTPGMDALIKARLKPQVAHEAMTTGKRYTAVEALEAEIVQGVASEAQVLPAAIERASALADKDGGTLGIIKQRLYAAAVAVLRDVEANKLPGLGD; from the coding sequence GTGTCTTCACTCGACCGCGACGGAAACGTCTTCGTTCTCAACCTGGGTGACGATGAAAATCGTTATAACCCCGATTCGGTCAGCGCGCTCAACGCGCACCTCGATGAAGTGGAAGCTGCCCCGTCACCGCGTGCACTCGTTGTCGTCGGTACGGGCAAGATCTGGTCCAACGGTCTCGACCTTGAATGGATGGGCGCGAACGTCGAGAGCGTTCCGGCATTCATCAACGAAGTCCACTCGCTTCTTGCGCGCGCGCTTGAGTTTCCAGTCCCGACCATCGCCGCTTTGAACGGCCATACCTTCGCCGCTGGCGCGATGCTGGCGATCGCGTTCGACGAACGAATCATGCGCGACGACCGTGGCTACTACTGCCTGCCCGAGGTGGACATTCGGATCCCGTTCACGCCGGGCATGGACGCGCTCATAAAGGCGCGCCTGAAGCCGCAGGTCGCCCACGAGGCGATGACCACGGGCAAGCGGTACACCGCAGTCGAGGCGCTCGAAGCCGAGATCGTTCAGGGCGTCGCCTCCGAGGCCCAGGTTCTGCCCGCCGCCATCGAGCGCGCCAGCGCGCTTGCCGACAAGGACGGCGGCACGCTCGGGATCATCAAGCAACGCCTCTACGCCGCCGCGGTCGCAGTGCTGCGTGACGTTGAGGCAAACAAGCTGCCGGGACTGGGAGACTAG
- a CDS encoding zinc-binding dehydrogenase: protein MKAIQVKEFGGPEVLELVEIDEPVAPEGALLIDVEAAGVNFADTHQAENSYLAPAELPLVPGGEVIGRTQDGRRMVALVSGGGYAEKAVAWPQAAWEVPDSVSAGSALAIVLQGATAWHLLKTSAKLDKGDTVVIHAAGGGVGTIAVQLAKRWGAGRIIATASTEEKRAQAIELGADAAIDSRINTSEEMNQRIRGANDGQKVDVILDMVGGPTTDGSTKALAPFGRHVVYGMAGRVPPKDISVGMLMGTSRAVIGFWLVHCMTKPGMMDAAMTDLIELVDSGKLRTIDGGSFPLSDARAAHEAIRGRGTSGKLILVP, encoded by the coding sequence ATGAAAGCTATTCAAGTCAAGGAATTTGGCGGGCCGGAAGTACTCGAGCTCGTAGAGATCGATGAGCCGGTCGCGCCCGAGGGCGCGTTGCTGATCGACGTCGAAGCAGCCGGCGTCAACTTTGCAGACACCCACCAGGCCGAGAACTCTTACCTCGCCCCGGCCGAGCTTCCGCTCGTCCCGGGCGGCGAAGTGATCGGTAGGACGCAGGACGGACGCCGCATGGTCGCGCTGGTCAGCGGCGGCGGCTACGCCGAAAAGGCAGTTGCCTGGCCCCAGGCCGCTTGGGAAGTTCCGGATTCGGTCAGCGCAGGCTCAGCACTTGCAATTGTTCTGCAGGGCGCGACTGCCTGGCACCTGTTGAAGACTTCGGCGAAGCTCGATAAGGGCGACACAGTGGTTATCCATGCGGCCGGCGGCGGCGTTGGCACGATTGCCGTCCAGCTGGCCAAGCGCTGGGGCGCCGGGCGCATCATCGCCACCGCCTCAACGGAGGAGAAGCGCGCCCAGGCCATCGAGCTCGGCGCGGACGCCGCGATCGATTCCCGCATCAACACCTCCGAAGAGATGAACCAACGCATTCGCGGTGCCAACGACGGCCAGAAGGTCGACGTGATCCTCGACATGGTCGGCGGACCGACAACCGATGGCAGCACGAAGGCCCTGGCGCCGTTCGGTCGCCACGTCGTCTACGGAATGGCCGGGCGCGTCCCGCCGAAGGACATCAGCGTCGGAATGCTGATGGGGACCTCGCGAGCCGTGATCGGATTCTGGCTCGTCCACTGCATGACGAAGCCCGGGATGATGGATGCCGCGATGACCGATCTGATCGAACTTGTGGACTCAGGAAAGCTGCGCACGATCGACGGCGGCAGTTTCCCGCTGTCAGATGCCCGAGCGGCTCACGAGGCGATCCGCGGGCGCGGCACCAGCGGCAAGCTGATTCTCGTTCCGTAG
- a CDS encoding MarR family transcriptional regulator: MENSVSAVDKEAALSRLGEAYSGVARAQRRLRGRDAMQPGRLTAPQVNLLGPLAENGPMSSGQLAEAAGLTPATTTHMLDQLAVAGVVERNRQEDDKRVVITTLTDTGIAMLTERIDEMRAAWDEALEGFNPEELTHASEVIAAICTFVDDL, encoded by the coding sequence GTGGAAAATTCGGTATCTGCCGTAGACAAGGAAGCCGCGCTGAGTCGGCTCGGCGAGGCGTATTCAGGAGTCGCTCGCGCCCAGCGCAGACTTCGCGGAAGGGATGCGATGCAGCCGGGACGGCTCACCGCCCCGCAGGTCAACTTGCTTGGGCCGCTGGCCGAGAACGGCCCGATGTCCTCTGGTCAGCTCGCAGAGGCAGCCGGTCTCACGCCTGCGACGACGACGCACATGCTCGATCAACTCGCGGTCGCCGGCGTGGTCGAGCGCAATCGTCAGGAAGACGACAAGCGCGTCGTGATCACAACTCTTACCGATACCGGGATCGCGATGCTCACCGAACGAATCGATGAGATGCGGGCCGCCTGGGACGAAGCGCTTGAAGGCTTCAATCCCGAAGAACTCACGCACGCGTCTGAAGTCATCGCAGCGATCTGCACTTTTGTCGACGACCTATAG
- the purT gene encoding formate-dependent phosphoribosylglycinamide formyltransferase — protein sequence MTMIGTPNTPSATRVVLLGSGELGREVAIEAVRLGCEVVACDRYPGAPTMAVAHRSHVLTMSDPDQLRTILSEERDKPCARLIIVPEIEAIATEVLEEFESAGAHVVPNARAARLTMDREGIRRLAAEELGLATSPYEFCDGEQELRDAAERLGYPCVIKPIMSSSGKGQSVARSGEDITAAWAYAEAAGRVGGGRVICEAFVDFDYELTLLTVRHAAGTSFCAPIGHLQEGGDYRESWQPAAVDPAVLTKCQEVARTITDGLGGHGIFGVELFVAGDEVIFSEVSPRPHDTGLVTIASQAFSEFSLHMRAILGLPVPVGTIPLKAHSASAVILAESDLDEPIYAGVEQALAIDEQLCLLIFGKPTASPVRRMGVALAVGPSVEVARQLAVAAANRVSVVAK from the coding sequence CTGACCATGATCGGCACGCCAAACACTCCGTCGGCGACCCGCGTCGTGCTGCTCGGATCGGGCGAGCTCGGACGCGAGGTTGCGATCGAGGCGGTGCGTCTTGGCTGCGAAGTCGTGGCCTGCGACCGATACCCCGGTGCCCCCACGATGGCGGTGGCCCATCGCAGCCACGTGCTGACGATGTCCGATCCCGATCAGCTGCGGACGATCCTGAGTGAAGAGCGCGACAAGCCATGCGCGCGGCTGATCATCGTCCCCGAGATCGAAGCGATCGCCACCGAGGTGCTCGAAGAATTTGAAAGCGCGGGCGCGCACGTCGTGCCAAATGCGCGCGCCGCGCGCCTGACGATGGATCGTGAGGGCATCCGCCGGCTGGCGGCCGAAGAGCTCGGCCTGGCCACCTCGCCCTACGAGTTCTGCGACGGCGAGCAAGAGCTGCGCGACGCCGCCGAGCGGCTCGGATACCCCTGCGTGATCAAGCCGATCATGTCGTCGTCGGGCAAGGGGCAGTCGGTTGCACGCAGCGGAGAAGACATCACCGCCGCGTGGGCCTATGCCGAAGCGGCCGGCCGCGTCGGCGGCGGAAGGGTCATCTGCGAGGCGTTCGTGGACTTCGACTATGAGCTCACACTGCTCACGGTCCGTCACGCCGCAGGCACCAGCTTCTGCGCGCCGATCGGCCACCTTCAGGAAGGCGGCGACTATCGAGAGAGCTGGCAGCCGGCAGCGGTTGATCCGGCGGTGCTGACGAAATGCCAGGAAGTCGCGCGCACGATCACCGATGGCCTCGGTGGGCACGGCATCTTCGGCGTGGAACTTTTTGTCGCCGGCGATGAGGTGATCTTCTCGGAGGTCTCGCCGCGCCCACACGACACCGGGCTCGTGACGATCGCCAGCCAGGCGTTTTCGGAGTTCTCCCTTCACATGAGGGCGATCCTTGGGCTCCCCGTACCCGTCGGGACGATCCCGCTGAAAGCGCATTCAGCTAGCGCCGTAATCCTCGCTGAAAGCGATCTCGACGAGCCGATCTATGCAGGCGTCGAGCAAGCGCTCGCGATAGATGAACAGCTGTGTCTACTAATTTTTGGTAAACCTACGGCTTCACCGGTGCGACGAATGGGAGTCGCCCTGGCAGTCGGACCCTCCGTTGAAGTCGCCCGCCAGCTGGCGGTAGCTGCGGCAAACAGGGTGTCCGTTGTTGCAAAATAA
- a CDS encoding TIGR00730 family Rossman fold protein — protein MPDEESKLPRFAATFDEDLLLGVGDDVPLSAKDDPARIAGIADEFKMGFDALAAVHRGVSIFGSARTPATDPDYIRARAIAAELGRNGYSIITGGGPGMMEAANRGAQDVGAISIGCNIKLPHEQVPNPYQDIRLTFEHFYVRKVMFVRYAHAFVIMPGGFGTMDELFEALTLAQTATIRHYPVALVGREFWGGLIDWLRERMLATGNIGEEDLALINICETPEDVLELVRAESQLLRSLTAW, from the coding sequence GTGCCCGACGAAGAATCAAAACTCCCACGCTTCGCCGCGACTTTCGATGAGGACCTGCTGCTCGGTGTTGGCGACGACGTCCCACTCAGCGCCAAGGACGACCCGGCGAGGATCGCCGGAATCGCCGACGAGTTCAAGATGGGCTTTGACGCGCTAGCGGCGGTGCACCGCGGCGTTTCGATCTTCGGCTCGGCGCGAACTCCGGCCACCGACCCCGACTACATCCGTGCCCGCGCGATCGCCGCAGAACTCGGCCGGAACGGATACTCGATCATCACCGGCGGTGGGCCGGGAATGATGGAGGCCGCCAATCGCGGAGCCCAGGATGTAGGAGCAATATCCATCGGCTGCAACATCAAACTTCCGCACGAGCAGGTTCCCAATCCGTACCAGGACATCCGCCTCACGTTCGAGCACTTCTACGTTCGCAAGGTGATGTTCGTTCGTTACGCGCATGCCTTCGTGATCATGCCGGGGGGCTTTGGCACGATGGACGAACTCTTCGAGGCACTGACGCTTGCCCAGACGGCGACGATCCGGCACTACCCGGTGGCCTTGGTGGGCCGAGAGTTCTGGGGCGGGTTGATCGACTGGCTGCGCGAGCGCATGCTCGCGACTGGCAACATCGGCGAAGAGGACCTCGCGCTGATCAACATCTGCGAAACACCCGAGGACGTGCTCGAGCTCGTGCGCGCTGAAAGCCAGTTGCTGCGGTCTTTGACCGCGTGGTAG
- a CDS encoding HAMP domain-containing protein — translation MGAEEEQAIAARKPSLLRAALDGERRSGSAIIARAAPALTIGVIGSNLVGTVILFVLVSWVIPVPDLDDDQNVRLVNLIVLAVYLLFAVTSGIVKTIHDINPVRRWLFEERPPTAEEQALALLGPSRLLKRLLVRWGLGVVIFTILNAAIEPRLALVVAIAGIFSGLGTCAFSYLVAERAMREVARRALEDGPREHPAVPGVTARVMWAWAISTGTPVLGVVLIAAGVTTGVLPNNSQQLLWSTMIICGVALFIGVQAMWLVSRSISDPIKSVRRGIDRVAAGDLSVEVPVFDASEVGLLQSGFNDMVAGLCERERVRDLFGRHVGEDVAEQALLVGAELGGEVREVAVIFVDVVGSTEMAAARPASEVVEVLNRFFAEVIEAIDRFDGSVNKFEGDAALCIFGAPVARDDPAGDALAAARAMVEGLRRELPELGVGVGISYGPVVAGNVGSAERHEYTVIGDAVNEAARLTEIAKSIDGGVVASGTVLDQARESEAQHWRRGESIVLRGRSEPTVLATPHT, via the coding sequence ATGGGAGCGGAGGAAGAGCAGGCAATCGCGGCGAGGAAACCGTCGCTGCTGCGCGCGGCGCTCGACGGCGAGCGGCGCTCGGGTTCCGCGATCATCGCTCGCGCTGCACCCGCGCTGACGATCGGCGTGATCGGGTCCAATCTAGTCGGAACGGTGATTCTGTTCGTGCTCGTGTCGTGGGTCATTCCGGTGCCCGACCTCGACGACGACCAGAACGTCCGGCTCGTCAACCTGATCGTGCTCGCCGTCTATTTGTTGTTCGCCGTGACAAGCGGGATCGTCAAAACGATCCACGACATCAATCCAGTTCGGCGCTGGCTGTTTGAGGAACGCCCGCCAACGGCGGAGGAGCAGGCGCTGGCACTGCTCGGACCGTCGCGGCTTCTGAAGCGACTCTTGGTGCGCTGGGGCCTGGGCGTCGTGATCTTCACGATCTTGAATGCGGCGATCGAGCCGCGTCTCGCGTTGGTGGTCGCGATCGCCGGAATATTCAGCGGACTCGGCACCTGCGCGTTCTCATACCTGGTCGCCGAGCGCGCGATGCGCGAAGTGGCGCGTCGCGCTCTTGAGGACGGCCCGCGCGAGCACCCGGCCGTGCCGGGCGTGACGGCGCGCGTGATGTGGGCGTGGGCAATCAGTACCGGCACGCCGGTTCTGGGAGTCGTGCTGATCGCGGCGGGCGTCACGACGGGAGTTCTGCCGAACAACTCGCAACAGCTGCTCTGGTCCACGATGATCATCTGCGGCGTTGCGCTGTTCATCGGGGTGCAGGCGATGTGGCTCGTCTCGCGCTCTATCTCCGATCCGATCAAGTCGGTTCGTCGCGGGATCGATCGCGTCGCCGCTGGCGATCTCTCGGTCGAGGTGCCGGTCTTTGACGCGTCCGAAGTTGGATTGCTGCAGAGTGGCTTCAACGACATGGTCGCCGGACTGTGCGAACGCGAACGCGTGCGCGATCTGTTTGGTCGGCACGTCGGCGAAGACGTCGCCGAACAGGCCCTGCTCGTCGGTGCCGAACTAGGCGGCGAAGTGCGCGAGGTGGCCGTGATCTTTGTGGACGTGGTCGGATCGACAGAGATGGCGGCGGCTCGGCCGGCGTCGGAGGTCGTCGAGGTCCTGAACCGATTCTTCGCCGAGGTGATCGAGGCAATCGACCGATTCGATGGCTCGGTGAACAAGTTCGAGGGCGACGCCGCGCTCTGCATCTTTGGCGCCCCGGTCGCGCGGGACGATCCGGCCGGCGATGCGCTTGCGGCGGCGCGGGCGATGGTCGAGGGCCTTCGGCGTGAGCTTCCCGAACTCGGGGTGGGCGTCGGCATCTCCTACGGACCGGTGGTCGCCGGAAACGTCGGATCCGCCGAGCGCCACGAGTACACCGTGATCGGCGACGCAGTCAACGAGGCCGCCCGCCTCACGGAAATCGCCAAGTCGATCGACGGCGGTGTAGTCGCCTCAGGCACAGTGCTCGACCAGGCCCGCGAGTCCGAAGCCCAGCATTGGCGCCGCGGCGAGTCGATCGTCCTACGTGGCCGCTCCGAGCCAACAGTGTTGGCAACACCCCATACCTAA
- a CDS encoding transposase: MGRTRKPLRASDLHPEETRFLVGQVVHVWGHAIDDMHVFPERRDKREFLDRIERHLSPRKILDTNYRPYRKLRDEVELLAFCILDNHFHLLIFQKAEGGVISLMKSVLTSYGRYFNETHGRRAQIFESPYSARAADGHDDIRHLISYVHTNHEVLGPNYEFSSHREYMGMRESDWLASGIGLRLFDSKDAYQQVVFTKWEEIRTRKIENRAKNPLPPSRPIKRGRGSHILPQPNK; encoded by the coding sequence ATGGGACGAACTAGAAAGCCTTTGCGGGCCAGTGATCTGCATCCGGAAGAGACGCGATTCCTCGTGGGTCAGGTGGTTCATGTCTGGGGCCACGCGATCGACGATATGCACGTTTTCCCCGAGCGACGGGACAAGCGGGAGTTTCTAGATCGGATCGAGCGACATCTGTCGCCGCGGAAAATCCTCGACACGAACTATCGCCCGTACAGAAAGCTCCGTGACGAGGTCGAGCTCCTCGCTTTCTGCATCCTGGACAACCACTTCCATCTCTTGATCTTTCAGAAAGCGGAGGGCGGCGTGATCTCGCTGATGAAGTCAGTGCTCACCTCGTACGGCCGCTACTTCAACGAGACGCACGGCCGACGTGCGCAGATCTTTGAGTCCCCATACTCGGCGCGGGCCGCAGACGGGCACGACGACATCCGACACCTGATCTCGTACGTCCATACAAACCATGAGGTGCTTGGTCCGAACTACGAGTTCAGCAGTCATCGTGAATACATGGGCATGCGCGAGAGCGACTGGCTTGCAAGCGGGATTGGACTTCGGCTCTTCGATTCGAAGGACGCGTATCAACAGGTCGTCTTCACGAAGTGGGAGGAGATCAGAACGCGCAAGATCGAAAACCGAGCCAAGAATCCGCTACCGCCCAGCCGCCCAATCAAACGAGGTAGAGGAAGCCACATCCTGCCGCAACCAAACAAATAA
- a CDS encoding acyl-CoA dehydrogenase family protein — MAKDITPPYTEELEEFRDSVHGWVTTNLLPHADEWEDAKYFPDSVFKQVASQGYLGLKFEEEYGGSCTGGPDNASDGYLADSILLEELPACGSGGVAAGLWAHAGIALTPIWKFGTPEQKAKYLAPGITGDKIAALAITEPGAGSDVAGITTKAEKVDGGYVLNGSKVFITNGIRAHTIVTAAKTTQEGGHKGMSFFIVERGEGITSSPLEKLGWHASDTAEISYEDVFVPEENLLGTENEGFYMIMANFQWERLMMALGAVGAMKLVYQQTIDYAHERNAFGRPISNFQVIRHKFADMATQIEAARAITYNALRLFIEGKQPLSEVTMAKLFTQSLLVKICDECLQIHGGWGYMKEYKIERALRDARLGPIGGGTDEIMKEILGKSLGI, encoded by the coding sequence ATGGCCAAGGACATCACCCCTCCGTACACGGAGGAGCTCGAGGAATTCAGGGACTCGGTTCATGGGTGGGTCACGACGAATCTGCTCCCCCACGCCGACGAGTGGGAAGACGCCAAGTACTTCCCCGACTCCGTCTTCAAGCAGGTCGCAAGCCAGGGCTACCTGGGGCTGAAATTTGAAGAGGAGTACGGCGGATCGTGCACCGGCGGCCCGGACAACGCATCCGACGGCTACCTCGCGGACTCGATTCTGCTTGAGGAGCTCCCGGCCTGCGGAAGCGGCGGAGTTGCGGCCGGACTCTGGGCCCACGCCGGAATCGCGCTGACGCCGATCTGGAAGTTCGGCACGCCCGAGCAGAAGGCCAAATACCTCGCCCCCGGGATCACAGGCGACAAGATCGCGGCGCTCGCAATCACCGAGCCTGGCGCGGGCAGCGACGTCGCTGGCATCACGACCAAGGCCGAAAAAGTGGACGGCGGCTACGTCCTGAACGGTTCGAAGGTCTTCATCACGAACGGCATCCGCGCGCACACGATCGTCACCGCCGCAAAGACGACTCAAGAGGGCGGCCACAAGGGCATGAGCTTCTTCATCGTCGAACGCGGCGAGGGCATCACTTCATCGCCGCTCGAAAAGCTCGGATGGCACGCGTCTGACACCGCCGAGATTTCTTATGAAGACGTCTTCGTCCCCGAGGAGAACCTGCTCGGCACCGAGAACGAGGGCTTCTACATGATCATGGCAAACTTCCAGTGGGAGCGGCTGATGATGGCTTTGGGCGCGGTCGGCGCGATGAAGCTCGTCTACCAACAGACGATCGACTACGCGCACGAGCGCAACGCCTTCGGTCGCCCGATCAGCAACTTCCAGGTGATCCGCCACAAGTTCGCCGACATGGCAACGCAGATCGAGGCCGCGCGCGCGATCACCTACAACGCGCTGCGCCTCTTCATCGAGGGCAAGCAGCCGCTCAGCGAAGTGACAATGGCCAAGCTCTTCACGCAGTCGCTGCTCGTCAAGATCTGCGACGAATGCCTGCAGATCCACGGCGGCTGGGGCTACATGAAGGAATACAAAATCGAACGAGCCCTGCGCGACGCCCGCCTCGGCCCGATCGGCGGCGGCACCGACGAGATCATGAAAGAAATCCTCGGCAAGAGCCTCGGGATCTAG